Below is a genomic region from Rhododendron vialii isolate Sample 1 chromosome 5a, ASM3025357v1.
TCtaaatgctccatccaacggcgttgtcgaaggttaagttccttttgagagaataagtatttcaaacttttatgatcggaaaagacttcaaacttcTCACCGTACAAGTAATggcgccaacttttcaaagcaaaaacgacggctgcaagttctagatcgtgggtagggtagtttcgctcgtgagttttcaacTGTCGCGATCCATACGCCACTACTCGCCCTGCTTGCATCAACACGCACCCTAACCCTTCCTTAGACGCATCACAATAtacagagtagccaactccacgttcgggcacaatcaGAACCGGTGCAGTCGTCAATcgcttcttcaattcttcaaaggccatctcacatgcgtcactccaaacaaaacgagtCCCCTTACGTGTTAATCTAGTCATTGGCGCTGCTAAACAAGAGAAATCAAGAACAAAACGGCGGTAGTACCCggccaaacccaaaaaactacGAATTTCGAACACGTTCttcggtcgttgccaattcataaCAGACTCTATTTTTCCTGGATCGACGGACACGccacccttcgaaaccacgtgacccaaaaatttgacttcggatagccaaaactcacacttactaagcttgGCGTACAATTGGTGCTCCCTTAAGATTTCAAGAACAATGGTGAGATGcgattggtgttcctcctccgttggcgaatagataaggatatcatcgacgaatacaaccacaaaacGATCAAGGTATGCACGAAAGATACGATTCATTAAGTCCATGAATGTAGCTGGAGCGTTCGTCaatccgaaaggcataacaacgaattcgtaatggccataacgagtgcgGAATGCGGTCTTAGGAATATCCTCTCTCCGAACCCTCAACTGGtggtaaccggacctcaaatcaattttggaaaaacaggtcgcaccccgaagttgatcaaacaaatcatcgattctaggcatgggatacttattcttaatggtgactcggtttagcttacgataatcgatacacaagcggagtgaaccatccttcttttgcgcaaaaagagccggtgctccccacggtgacgtactcggacgaATGAATCCTAAGTTCTCCAATTCCTGCAACTGAGTCTTCAACTCTCTCAATTCGGCTGGCGCGAAACGATACGGAGGTATagagataggagcggtaccgggTAGTAAATCGATAACGAATTCAATCTCTCTTTCAggaggtaaaccaggtaactcttcaggaaaaacatcggGAAATTCGCGAACTACTAAAGGTAACTCCCCACGTGTCGACAAATCTtcatctaacgtcaaactcgccaacaaGGAATAAATTGACTCGCGCTCTCGAGACCCACATAGATACGGTTCCAACGGCtcccgacgctccccaaagaattgGAAACAAGGACCCTCAAgaggacaaatacgaactcgacgcttgaaacaatcgatggtagcatgaaaggtagatagccaatccattcccaagataagatcaaaccccgacattccCAAAACGATGCAGTCGAATACAAAACGATGGTCACAAATGACTAACTCGCAATCTCGACAAATATGACCAAGAGGCGTTCTACCCCCTAATGGTGTCTcaacaaacaaaggaggactaaGACTCTCcgtttccaattccaaggcacacacaaatgatgcagcaatgaatgaatgcgatgctccagaatcaaagagtactttagcaaaggagttgaacaaaagaaatgtacccctcacaacggATGCTTCTGGAACCTGAGAAATAGAAGGTGAAGCATTCGAGTTGATGTTGAAAACACGCCCCTGGGTACTCTGACCTTGTGCAAAACCTCCCCTCTGACCAGAACCCTGAGTAGGcgcggaagaactcgctcccttGTCACCCCCGGAACTCTGAACCGACGTAGTCTGGCGGAAGTGAGGTTGTTGCTGCCTCTGAGTGCCCCTAAACTGTTGGCCAACATTATACCCCGTTCCCGGCTGCTGCACGGAACCCGACTCACTTTGCACTATCGACCCCTGAGGACAATTCCTAGCGAGATGATCCATCTTCCCACAAACATAACAAGCCTTCTGGAGATgtggacactgagcacgaacgTGTCCAGGTTGATTGCACTTGTAGCACACAGACGGAGGTCTAGACAAAGCACCCCGAGTCCCTGAAGAAGAAGGTACCCTAAAGTTGGATTGGTTAGATGGTTGCTGAGATGGTTCCCTCTGTCTCTTCCGTCCTTGACTCCCAAAGCTTCCTGACGATGAACTCACACTCACAACTTGTTGCCTCGGCTCCCAAACTCCCCTATTCCTCTGTGCTTCCTTTGGTATTTCAATACTTCTCGCACACTCAACAACCTCGGCGTATTTTGTCTTACGTTGCACCATTACCATTCTCCTCACGGTATTATGAAGCCCTTTCTCAAAACGTCTACATTTCCTTTCctccgtcgccaccaactctggcgcaaaTCGAGATAAAGACTGAAACTTTTGAGCGTATTCCGACACGGTCATACCCCCCTGCTCCAACTTCTCAAACTGATCTCTCAACTGCTCACGACTAGTCTCTGGAAAGTATTGTTCCTCAAATAATGTCTCAAACTCGGCCCACGTCAAATTTTCAACATCCGGTTCATTTACTTGAGCTacggtccttgccgctctcctcgCATCCTTCCTAGATTCTAGGACagactcccaccactcattgGCTTCCCCGGTAAGTTGAACAGCCACGATATTCACTCGTAAATCGTCTTCGGTAATCTTAAGAGCATTGAAAAGTTTACGGATTTGTGCTAACCAATGATCGGCCACAAGAGGATCACTACTTGTCCCATCAAACGTCGGTGGATTCCTACGGCTAAATTCTCGCATTGCCGATAAGGCTCGGTTGTCTGCATTTTCTCTAGGAGCTTGGTTGAAcagatttgcagctgtaagtgctgcgacaAGATCCCTAGCAAATTGAGTTTGATTGGGTGGTATTTCTGCAGCCCTACCGGCCCCAGCCCCCGGATTCCTacctgggttctccccatgctgactaacctcatcctcTGGTGGcaccccacggccacgaccacggccacgACCTCCCCGGTTTCCTGCCACACCCCGCCTAACACGCGATTTCGGAGGCATTTTACTACAagatataagaaaggaaaactattaaTCACAACATCACAACTATGTCCCCAAATTCCCAACACAGGTTAATAACAACTCTACACCACTCTACGATAtcgaaaatgcaatgccacgtaATCATAcgaatgttagtcacacaagcatgcacaagtcatgtaaaaaaatatatatataattttgaacccatgagacgaaacgtctccccacggtcgctaggtgttctaaacctcgctttgataccaagttgtcacaccctcgatttttaacataaatataaatgatttccataaataaaatctcgccataatttgtacgataaccaaaatgaagtagcgatcccaaaatattacatcttcggctccgaggcccaaattaacgcaagtactgaatattcaagagttaaaggttacaatattccatagtcaaaagatttactataaagttacaaatacatcttcaaagagatttacaaagatgcctaagtaactcctcaatcgatagctttcaaaataatgatcaCATCCAAGCATTCCAAGCATGCACGCTATTGTCCTgtattagtacctgaaaatgataataggcttgagctacactagcccagtaggaaattctacgctaacattatatgcaagagaaatgcaaggatgatcacaaggAAGAACGAGATACAGACCacacaataggcaataaccGAGGCTTAACAATCCGACAAACTCAGTATGAAATTTGgtatacacctcaatctttaACCGTTTCACTCTCCATGTGTTCAATATCGCTTCACGttaagtgtcatgagccgaagctcctgccgggctaattatgggaccccgatatcccctgccaagcgcccaccgagaaggttaggccttgagtgatcattatgagcataagctcctgccaggctaattatgggaccctgatatcccctgccaggcacccacccgtcgatgggccccaaatgttctcgttgtgtcgacAAGTGTCCAAAAATCTCT
It encodes:
- the LOC131327540 gene encoding uncharacterized protein LOC131327540, giving the protein MIKETSESMKAIRQRLKKAQERTTEQVKVIRQRLLTAQSRQKNYADRRRRPLSFEEGDHVFLKVSPRRGLSRFGKKGKLSPRYIGPFDIIEKIGEVAYRLALPPKLSGVHDVFHVSMLRKYEPDPSHVLEWSELELEADVSYGEEPMRILDSRDQVLRGKTIPLVRVLWSNQGREESTWEREDEVRENKMPPKSRVRRGVAGNRGGRGRGRGRGVPPEDEVSQHGENPGRNPGAGAGRAAEIPPNQTQFARDLVAALTAANLFNQAPRENADNRALSAMREFSRRNPPTFDGTSSDPLVADHWLAQIRKLFNALKITEDDLRVNIVAVQLTGEANEWWESVLESRKDARRAARTVAQVNEPDVENLTWAEFETLFEEQYFPETSREQLRDQFEKLEQGGMTVSEYAQKFQSLSRFAPELVATEERKCRRFEKGLHNTVRRMVMVQRKTKYAEVVECARSIEIPKEAQRNRGVWEPRQQVVSVSSSSGSFGSQGRKRQREPSQQPSNQSNFRVPSSSGTRGALSRPPSVCYKCNQPGHVRAQCPHLQKACYVCGKMDHLARNCPQGSIVQSESGSVQQPGTGYNVGQQFRGTQRQQQPHFRQTTSVQSSGGDKGASSSAPTQGSGQRGGFAQGQSTQGRVFNINSNASPSISQVPEASVRRVRICPLEGPCFQFFGERREPLEPYLCGSRERESIYSLLASLTLDEDLSTRGELPLVVREFPDVFPEELPGLPPEREIEFVIDLLPGTAPISIPPYRFAPAELRELKTQLQELENLGFIRPSTSPWGAPALFAQKKDGSLRLCIDYRKLNRVTIKNKYPMPRIDDLFDQLRGATCFSKIDLRSGYHQLRVRREDIPKTAFRTRYGHYEFVVMPFGLTNAPATFMDLMNRIFRAYLDRFVVVFVDDILIYSPTEEEHQSHLTIVLEILREHQLYAKLSKCEFWLSEVKFLGHVVSKGGVSVDPGKIESVMNWQRPKNVFEIRSFLGLAGIEEAIDDCTGSDCARTWSWLLCIL